The proteins below come from a single Bactrocera dorsalis isolate Fly_Bdor chromosome 5, ASM2337382v1, whole genome shotgun sequence genomic window:
- the LOC105223455 gene encoding UDP-glycosyltransferase UGT4: protein MAKVITTVALLSMLGAPLQFVYGVNVLAVLPSVWKSHYLFGKRLLQQLVEIQPNYSVTLISPHAEEYPVQQKIREIRIEGLRENWEEMGLPFDVEQSRQRSIMEHFTRLMYAGATNVDLLLGDAKVRKLVRSGEQFDLLVVDLFLSDSLLGLAHYYQIPTVVISPTGANTWLNQMTGNPQSSALDPSIFLPYSERMGLWQRSVNTLMGLFEKLTYNFFYMISQEAVYTKHFHTLCQLANTTLPHHRDLTKNLSLVLINSHPIVQYPRAYLPNMLEIAGAHLRGAQKQIELPTHITYFIESAPKGTVYLSLGADARTADLAREKLDILLDVITDLQDYNFLIKWEDPKFYTSLPKNAMIAEWWPQETVLAHANVKVFISTCGLMSIIESINGLTPILAIPIFPEQEVSARRLQQLGIAQTVSFDAFTYDALSTNIQKLATHRGYALQVAEMRLLLNSTYGTPIARSIHYIELILSSAGGGDFLKSHANELNFMRAELVDVLAIIFLGLFVIIAVPFLVTCCILRRSYINQTALQAATGGGHRATLKVIGRTNSTSGVAAVNDSPILDWRRRSSAAQATGVLKPPSSPSASSTTSSISAVSTASSAASSVGGSPQARYDVGGSGEGVTKREKFARQAALKSLSQKID from the exons atggcGAAGGTAATCACTACCGTAGCCTTGTTGTCTATGCTCGGTGCGCCGTTGCAATTTGTGTATGGAGTAAATGTGCTGGCTGTGCTGCCAAGCGTTTGGAAGTCGCATTATCTCTTTGGGAAACGCTTGCTGCAGCAATTGGTGGAAATACAGCCCAACTATTCGGTTACATTGATAAGCCCACATGCTGAAGAGTACCCAGTACAGCAGAAAATACGCGAAATACGCATTGAGGGCTTACGGGAGAATTGGGAGGAGATGGGTCTTCCCTTCGATGTAGAACAATCACGTCAACGCTCAATTATGGAACATTTTACCCGCTTAATGTATGCCGGTGCGACAAATGTTGATTTATTGCTTGGCGATGCAAAGGTGCGAAAATTAGTACGAAGTGGTGAACAGTTCGATTTGTTGGTGGTTGATCTCTTTCTCAGCGATTCGCTATTAGG cttAGCTCATTACTATCAAATACCCACCGTTGTAATTAGTCCCACCGGCGCAAATACATGGCTTAATCAGATGACCGGAAATCCACAGAGCTCAGCACTCGATCCCAGTATTTTTTTACCCTACTCGGAGCGCATGGGCTTATGGCAGCGCAGCGTGAATACGCTAATGGGTCTTTTTGAAAAGTTGACCTACAA CTTTTTTTACATGATCTCACAAGAAGCCGTCTACACGAAACACTTTCACACACTCTGCCAGCTTGCCAACACCACTCTACCACATCACCGTGATCTAACCAAAAACCTTAGCCTTGTTTTAATTAACTCACATCCTATTGTGCAATATCCGCGCGCTTACTTGCCAAATATGTTGGAGATTGCTGGCGCTCACTTGCGTGGCGCACAAAAGCAAATCGAACTGCCAACG CACATCACTTACTTTATAGAATCTGCACCAAAAGGCACGGTTTACTTAAGTCTGGGAGCCGATGCGCGCACTGCAGATTTAGCTCGTGAAAAATTGGACATTCTCTTGGACGTAATTACAGACCTGCAAGACTACAATTTCCTAATAAAATGGGAGGATCCCAAATTTTATACATCACTACCGAAGAATGCAATGATTGCTGAATGGTGGCCACAGGAAACCGTTTTAG CGCATGCCAATGTCAAAGTGTTCATTAGCACCTGTGGGCTAATGAGTATTATTGAATCCATAAATGGCCTCACACCAATACTTGCCATACCGATCTTTCCCGAGCAGGAGGTGAGCGCTAGACGTTTACAGCAGCTGGGTATCGCGCAAACGGTCTCCTTCGATGCATTTACCTACGATGCACTCTCAACGAATATACAAAAGCTGGCTACACACCGCGGCTATGCGTTGCAAGTAGCTGAAATGCGCCTCCTGCTGAACTCTACATATGGCACTCCAATTGCCAGAAGCATACATTATATTGAGTTGATTTTAAGTAGCGCTGGCGGCGGCGATTTTCTCAAATCTCACGCCAATGAGTTGAACTTTATGCGCGCCGAATTGGTGGATGTGCTTGCCATAATTTTTTTGGGCCTATTTGTGATTATAGCAGTGCCATTTTTAGTTACGTGTTGTATACTACGACGGTCTTACATAAATCAGACAGCGCTGCAAGCTGCGACTGGCGGTGGGCATCGTGCGACCTTGAAAGTGATCGGACGCACAAATTCGACCAGCGGTGTGGCGGCAGTCAACGATTCGCCGATTTTGGACTGGCGTCGGCGGAGCAGTGCAGCGCAGGCTACTGGTGTTCTCAAACCGCCATCGTCGCCATCCGCTTCGTCAACCACTTCGAGCATTTCAGCGGTATCAACTGCCTCGTCAGCTGCATCTTCAGTAGGCGGCTCGCCGCAAGCCCGATACGATGTAGGTGGCAGTGGCGAAGGCGTCACGAAGCGCGAGAAATTCGCACGACAAGCGGCCTTGAAATCATTATcgcaaaaaatcgattaa